In the Paralichthys olivaceus isolate ysfri-2021 chromosome 17, ASM2471397v2, whole genome shotgun sequence genome, one interval contains:
- the myom1b gene encoding myomesin-1 isoform X4, producing MSGSLPFYQKHHRHYDRGYRNKEMASKMSQYQSSSSSSSRYFAGSSTSATSSSSSRGLKVSSHSGLEESRLSPIPKRTKPTYLAVDKENQIIGYVVPIFRGSQEFATGFSDTGESRVRDMARRDLFSSGLEMERSEQISRKQAMRESADRISLSKRIHEHEEHFKRMNEDSLMHPPEFVIKPRSHTVWEKQCVRLHCTVSGWPDPRVVWYKNNVAIDPMANPGKYKLESRYSVHSLDINRCDFDDTAQYRVSAMNSKGELSAFASIVVKRFKGEVDEFLPAPRHGPVSEYGITFQTHIVDKFGVSFGREGETMSLGCTVVIYPSLHLYQPEVQWYKDDVLLSPSKWYQMRWSGDRATLTLTHLNKEDEGLYTLRVTTKSGYETYSSYVFVRDSDAEVEGAPGAPLDVRCLDANKDYIIVTWKQPAVDGGNSIMGYFVDRCEVGTNHWIQCNDTPVKFARFPVTGLVEGRSYFFRVRAVNNSGMSHPSRVSEPVAAMDPADRARLRGTSAPWTGQIIVTEEEPAEGIVPGRPLELQVTEATKNYVVLSWKPPGEKGLEGVMYYVEKCVSGTDSWQRVNTEIPVKSPRFALFDLAEGKSYSFRVRCCNPAGVGEPSDPTEATTVGDKLDIPSAPSKVVPTRNTDTSVVVSWAASSDAKELVGYYIEGSIVGSNVWEPCNNKPVNVTRFICHGLMTGEKYVFRVRAVNAAGLSQFSPESEPVEVKAAIASPAPPYGISVLECVRDSMVLGWKQPSFIGGADITGYFVDYREVIDGVPEKWHEANIKAVSERAYRVSDLMENRKYQFQVRAANMAGVGIPSLASDTFLCEEWTIAVPGPPHDLQVREVRNDSLVLLWKPPVYQGRDPVNGFYIDIKEADAPEEAWRGVNNKAREKTYMKITNLKEGEVYIFRVRAQNKAGVGKTSDVTEPVSAVTKPGTKEIVVDVDDDGIISLNFECCDLTPDSKFVWSKNYEEITDPSRLTMETKGNKSKAVFNTPGEEDIGIYSCIVTHTDGASSSYDLSEEELKRLLEVSHDHKFPIIPLKSQLAVELLEKGRVRFWLQAEKISADGKVDYVFNENLISQGEKYKMNFDKSTGVIEMIMESLTPADEGTFTFQLKDGKATNQSSLVLIGNVFKELQKESEFQRKEWFRKQGPHFIEYLSYEVTPECCVVLKCKVGNVKKETSALWYKDGREIKADEHLSFTEGVLKLEIAQCDSPADTPDCDVTWRRIKISKRDSGVYEVVLKDDRGKDTSTLNLTDQGFKDLMNEVFSFIANSSTPLKITSTDEGIRLYTFVNFYNDLLQVTWHYKESAIAFSDRIKSGVVGEQLWLQITEPTEKDTGKYAIEFHDGKGGLRRTVELSGQAFDDAFAEFQRLKAAAVAERGRARVAGGLPDVVTIQEGKALNLTCNISGDPVPKVTWLKNDREITSDDHCILKFESGKFASFTITAVNTSDTGKYSILVKNKYGTESGDFTLETTEGTPDLGVTSYWTDADGNVVFGPNTPKEKRKESMAKAAKMKEDKKERKSEGSEEQKNEIKVDAAAETKASDSKQTGDVKKDSADQSETSERPADTTEEPEPEAETTQPK from the exons ACTTAAAGTGTCCTCACACTCTGGGCTGGAAGAGAGCAGACTGAGCCCCATACCCAAGAGAACCAAGCCAACTTACTTGGCTGTGGACAAAGAAAACCAAATCATCGGCTATGTAGTGCCTATCTTCAGGGGCAG TCAAGAGTTTGCTACAGGATTTTCGGATACAGGCGAATCAAGGGTGAGGGACATGGCCCGCAGGGATTTGTTCAGCAGCGGCCTGGAGATGGAGAGGTCAGAGCAGATCTCCAGGAAGCAGGCCATGCGCGAGTCAGCTGATCGCATCTCTCTGAGCAAAAGG ATCCATGAACACGAGGAACACTTCAAGCGTATGAACGAAGACAGCCTGATGCACCCCCCGGAGTTTGTGATTAAACCTCGCTCCCACACTGTGTGGGAGAAGCAGTGTGTGCGGCTGCACTGCACTGTCAGTGGCTGGCCTGACCCACGGGTCGTCTG GTACAAAAACAATGTGGCCATTGACCCCATGGCAAACCCTGGCAAGTATAAGCTTGAGAGCAGATACAGCGTCCATTCACTGGATATTAACAG ATGCGATTTTGATGACACAGCTCAGTATCGCGTCTCCGCCATGAACTCCAAGGGAGAGCTCTCTGCATTCGCCTCCATAGTTGTTAAAA GGTTCAAAGGTGAAGTTGATGAGTTCCTGCCAGCTCCCAGAC ATGGCCCAGTGTCTGAGTATGGCATCACCTTCCAGACTCACATTGTCGATAAGTTTGGCGTGTCATttggaagagagggggagaccaTGAGTCTGGGGTGCACAGTCGTCATCTACCCGTCCCTGCACCTCTACCAGCCAGAGGTCCAGTGGTACAAAGATG ATGTCCTGCTGTCTCCATCTAAATGGTACCAAATGCGCTGGAGCGGAGACAGAGCCACACTGACGCTCACACACCTGAACAAGGAGGACGAGGGTCTCTACACCCTGAGAGTCACCACCAAGTCTGGATATGAAACCTACTCCTCCTATGTCTTCGTCAGAG atTCTGATGCTGAGGTGGAAGGAGCTCCAGGAGCCCCTCTGGATGTTCGCTGTCTCGATGCCAACAAGGACTACATCATTGTCACTTGGAAGCAGCCGGCTGTCGATGGTGGCAACTCCATCATGGGCTACTTTGTGGACAG GTGTGAGGTTGGAACCAACCACTGGATCCAGTGCAATGACACTCCAGTCAAGTTCGCCCGTTTCCCCGTGACCGGTTTGGTGGAGGGTCGTTCTTATTTCTTCCGCGTGCGTGCGGTCAACAACAGCGGCATGAGTCATCCGTCCAGAGTGTCTGAACCCGTGGCTGCCATGGACCCGGCTGACCGCGCCCGCTTGAGAG GTACTTCTGCTCCCTGGACTGGCCAAATCATTGTCACAGAGGAGGAACCTGCAG AGGGCATTGTTCCTGGCAGACCTCTTGAACTCCAGGTGACGGAGGCCACCAAGAATTACGTGGTGCTGAGCTGGAAGCCACCTGGAGAGAAAGGCCTGGAGGGAGTGATGTACTACGTGGAGAAG tgtgtctcGGGCACAGACAGCTGGCAGAGGGTGAACACAGAGATCCCAGTCAAATCCCCTCGCTTTGCGTTGTTCGATCTGGCCGAGGGGAAGTCCTACAGCTTCCGTGTCCGGTGCTGCAACCCTGCCGGGGTCGGTGAACCCTCTGACCCCACTGAGGCCACCACAGTTGGCGACAAGCTTG ATATCCCATCAGCCCCCAGCAAAGTCGTCCCCACTAGAAACACAGACACGTCAGTCGTCGTGTCTTGGGCAGCGTCCAGTGATGCCAAAGAGTTGGTTGGTTACTACATTGAGGGGAGCATCGTGGGCAGCAACGTGTGGGAGCCGTGCAACAACAAGCCTGTAAATGTAACCAG GTTCATCTGCCACGGTCTGATGACGGGAGAGAAGTACGTGTTCAGGGTGAGGGCAGTGAACGCAGCAGGACTCAGCCAGTTCTCCCCAGAGTCTGAGCCTGTTGAGGTGAAGGCTGCTATTG CCTCCCCTGCTCCACCCTATGGCATCAGCGTCTTGGAGTGTGTGCGCGACTCCATGGTGCTGGGCTGGAAACAGCCGAGCTTCATCGGCGGTGCTGACATCACCGGCTACTTCGTGGATTACCGCGAGGTCATCGATGGCGTGCCGGAGAAGTGGCACGAGGCCAACATCAAGGCTGTCAGTGAGAGGGCCTACAGA GTGTCCGACCTGATGGAGAACAGGAAGTACCAGTTCCAGGTGCGAGCAGCCAACATGGCAGGTGTTGGGATCCCGTCGCTGGCCAGTGACACCTTCCTGTGTGAGGAGTGGACCATCGCTGTGCCAG GACCTCCTCATGACCTGCAGGTGAGAGAGGTGCGCAACGACTCTCTGGTATTGCTATGGAAACCACCTGTGTACCAGGGCCGCGATCCGGTCAACGGGTTCTACATTGACATCAAGGAAGCGGACGCCCCAGAGGAGGCGTGGAGAGGCGTCAACAACAAGGCCAGGGAGAAGACGTACATGAAG ATTACGAACctgaaggagggagaggtgtACATCTTCCGTGTTCGTGCTCAGAATAAAGCCGGTGTTGGAAAAACATCTGACGTGACAGAGCCGGTTTCAGCTGTGACCAAACCTG GCACTAAGGAGATCGTCGTGGACGTAGACGATGACGGCATCATCTCCCTGAACTTTGAATGCTGTGACCTGACCCCTGACTCCAAATTTGTGTGGTCCAAGAATTACGAGGAGATCACAGACCCCTCACGCTTGACTATGGAAACCAAGGGAAACAA ATCGAAAGCTGTTTTCAACACTCCTGGAGAGGAGGACATCGGCATTTACTCCTGTattgtcacacacactgatggagcTTCATCCAGCTACGATCTCTCTGAGGAAG AGTTGAAGAGGCTGCTGGAGGTCAGTCACGACCACAAATTCCCCA TTATTCCCCTGAAGTCACAGTTGGCTGTGGAACTGCTGGAGAAAGGCAGAGTTCGCTTTTGGCTGCAGGCCGAGAAGATTTCTGCTGATGGCAAAGTCGATTACGTGTTTAATGAAAATCTCATCTCTCAGGGGGAG AAATATAAGATGAACTTCGACAAGAGCACCGGTGTGATCGAGATGATCATGGAGTCTCTGACCCCAGCGGACGAGGGCACCTTCACCTTCCAGCTGAAAGACGGGAAAGCAACCAACCAGTCCAGCTTGGTGCTGATAGGAAACG TGTTCAAGGAGCTTCAGAAGGAATCAGAGTTCCAGAGGAAAGAATGGTTCAGAAAGCAAG GTCCTCACTTCATCGAGTATTTGAGTTATGAGGTGACGCCCGAGTGCTGCGTTGTGCTGAAATGCAAG GTCGGCAACGTGAAGAAGGAAACCTCGGCGCTGTGGTACAAAGACGGACGAGAGATCAAGGCAGACGAGCATCTGAGCTTCACAGAGGGAGTGTTGAAACTGGAAATAGCTCAG TGTGACTCCCCTGCAGACACACCCGACTGCGACGTAACCTGGAGAAGAATAAAA atTTCCAAGAGGGATTCTGGTGTGTACGAGGTCGTTCTGAAGGACGACAGAGGAAAAGACACGTCCACATTGAATTTAACAGATCAAG GTTTCAAGGACTTGATGAATgaagttttcagttttattg CCAATTCCTCCACTCCACTGAAGATCACGAGCACAGATGAGGGCATCCGACTCTACACCTTCGTCAACTTCTATAACGATTTACTCCAAGTGACATGGCACTACAA AGAATCAGCCATCGCCTTCTCTGACCGTATAAAGAGCGGCGTGGTGGGGGAGCAGCTGTGGCTGCAGATCACTGAGCCCACAGAGAAAGACACGGGCAAGTACGCCATCGAGTTCCACGACGGAAAGGGAGGCCTGAGGAGAACTGTAGAGTTGTCTGGTCAAG CATTTGATGACGCTTTTGCAGAATTCCAGAGACTCAA AGCCGCTGCTGTTGCAGAGAGAG GTCGTGCTCGAGTAGCAGGAGGTTTGCCTGATGTGGTCACCATCCAGGAGGGCAAG GCCCTCAATCTCACCTGCAACATTTCGGGAGACCCCGTGCCAAAGGTCACCTGGCTGAAGAACGACAGGGAAATCACGTCCGACGACCACTGCATCCTGAAGTTCGAGTCCGGCAAGTTCGCCAGTTTCACCATCACGGCTGTGAACACGTCGGACACCGGAAAATACAGCATCCTGGTGAAGAACAAGTACGGCACAGAGAGCGGGGACTTCACC CTGGAGACCACGGAGGGGACGCCTGACCTGGGCGTGACCTCATACTGGACCGACGCAGATGGAAATGTGGTGTTTGGCCCAAACACTCCCAAGGAAAAACGAAAGG AGTCTATGGCTAAAGCTGCGAAAATGAAGgaagacaaaaaagagagaaaaagcgAGGGATCGGAGGAGCAGAAAAATGAGATTAAAGTTGATGCCGCTGCAGAAACAAAAGCTTCTGATTCAAAACAAACAGGAGACGTAAAGAAAGATTCAGCCGACCAATCAGAAACCAGTGAGCGGCCTGCAGACACAACGGAGGAGCCGGAACCAGAGGCTGAGACGACACAGCCGAAGTAA
- the myom1b gene encoding myomesin-1 isoform X8 has protein sequence MNEDSLMHPPEFVIKPRSHTVWEKQCVRLHCTVSGWPDPRVVWYKNNVAIDPMANPGKYKLESRYSVHSLDINRCDFDDTAQYRVSAMNSKGELSAFASIVVKRFKGEVDEFLPAPRRAITKDGPVSEYGITFQTHIVDKFGVSFGREGETMSLGCTVVIYPSLHLYQPEVQWYKDDVLLSPSKWYQMRWSGDRATLTLTHLNKEDEGLYTLRVTTKSGYETYSSYVFVRDSDAEVEGAPGAPLDVRCLDANKDYIIVTWKQPAVDGGNSIMGYFVDRCEVGTNHWIQCNDTPVKFARFPVTGLVEGRSYFFRVRAVNNSGMSHPSRVSEPVAAMDPADRARLRGTSAPWTGQIIVTEEEPAEGIVPGRPLELQVTEATKNYVVLSWKPPGEKGLEGVMYYVEKCVSGTDSWQRVNTEIPVKSPRFALFDLAEGKSYSFRVRCCNPAGVGEPSDPTEATTVGDKLDIPSAPSKVVPTRNTDTSVVVSWAASSDAKELVGYYIEGSIVGSNVWEPCNNKPVNVTRFICHGLMTGEKYVFRVRAVNAAGLSQFSPESEPVEVKAAIGGGIPHASPAPPYGISVLECVRDSMVLGWKQPSFIGGADITGYFVDYREVIDGVPEKWHEANIKAVSERAYRVSDLMENRKYQFQVRAANMAGVGIPSLASDTFLCEEWTIAVPGPPHDLQVREVRNDSLVLLWKPPVYQGRDPVNGFYIDIKEADAPEEAWRGVNNKAREKTYMKITNLKEGEVYIFRVRAQNKAGVGKTSDVTEPVSAVTKPGTKEIVVDVDDDGIISLNFECCDLTPDSKFVWSKNYEEITDPSRLTMETKGNKSKAVFNTPGEEDIGIYSCIVTHTDGASSSYDLSEEELKRLLEVSHDHKFPIIPLKSQLAVELLEKGRVRFWLQAEKISADGKVDYVFNENLISQGEKYKMNFDKSTGVIEMIMESLTPADEGTFTFQLKDGKATNQSSLVLIGNVFKELQKESEFQRKEWFRKQGPHFIEYLSYEVTPECCVVLKCKVGNVKKETSALWYKDGREIKADEHLSFTEGVLKLEIAQCDSPADTPDCDVTWRRIKISKRDSGVYEVVLKDDRGKDTSTLNLTDQGFKDLMNEVFSFIANSSTPLKITSTDEGIRLYTFVNFYNDLLQVTWHYKESAIAFSDRIKSGVVGEQLWLQITEPTEKDTGKYAIEFHDGKGGLRRTVELSGQAFDDAFAEFQRLKAAAVAERGRARVAGGLPDVVTIQEGKALNLTCNISGDPVPKVTWLKNDREITSDDHCILKFESGKFASFTITAVNTSDTGKYSILVKNKYGTESGDFTLETTEGTPDLGVTSYWTDADGNVVFGPNTPKEKRKESMAKAAKMKEDKKERKSEGSEEQKNEIKVDAAAETKASDSKQTGDVKKDSADQSETSERPADTTEEPEPEAETTQPK, from the exons ATGAACGAAGACAGCCTGATGCACCCCCCGGAGTTTGTGATTAAACCTCGCTCCCACACTGTGTGGGAGAAGCAGTGTGTGCGGCTGCACTGCACTGTCAGTGGCTGGCCTGACCCACGGGTCGTCTG GTACAAAAACAATGTGGCCATTGACCCCATGGCAAACCCTGGCAAGTATAAGCTTGAGAGCAGATACAGCGTCCATTCACTGGATATTAACAG ATGCGATTTTGATGACACAGCTCAGTATCGCGTCTCCGCCATGAACTCCAAGGGAGAGCTCTCTGCATTCGCCTCCATAGTTGTTAAAA GGTTCAAAGGTGAAGTTGATGAGTTCCTGCCAGCTCCCAGAC GGGCCATTACTAAAG ATGGCCCAGTGTCTGAGTATGGCATCACCTTCCAGACTCACATTGTCGATAAGTTTGGCGTGTCATttggaagagagggggagaccaTGAGTCTGGGGTGCACAGTCGTCATCTACCCGTCCCTGCACCTCTACCAGCCAGAGGTCCAGTGGTACAAAGATG ATGTCCTGCTGTCTCCATCTAAATGGTACCAAATGCGCTGGAGCGGAGACAGAGCCACACTGACGCTCACACACCTGAACAAGGAGGACGAGGGTCTCTACACCCTGAGAGTCACCACCAAGTCTGGATATGAAACCTACTCCTCCTATGTCTTCGTCAGAG atTCTGATGCTGAGGTGGAAGGAGCTCCAGGAGCCCCTCTGGATGTTCGCTGTCTCGATGCCAACAAGGACTACATCATTGTCACTTGGAAGCAGCCGGCTGTCGATGGTGGCAACTCCATCATGGGCTACTTTGTGGACAG GTGTGAGGTTGGAACCAACCACTGGATCCAGTGCAATGACACTCCAGTCAAGTTCGCCCGTTTCCCCGTGACCGGTTTGGTGGAGGGTCGTTCTTATTTCTTCCGCGTGCGTGCGGTCAACAACAGCGGCATGAGTCATCCGTCCAGAGTGTCTGAACCCGTGGCTGCCATGGACCCGGCTGACCGCGCCCGCTTGAGAG GTACTTCTGCTCCCTGGACTGGCCAAATCATTGTCACAGAGGAGGAACCTGCAG AGGGCATTGTTCCTGGCAGACCTCTTGAACTCCAGGTGACGGAGGCCACCAAGAATTACGTGGTGCTGAGCTGGAAGCCACCTGGAGAGAAAGGCCTGGAGGGAGTGATGTACTACGTGGAGAAG tgtgtctcGGGCACAGACAGCTGGCAGAGGGTGAACACAGAGATCCCAGTCAAATCCCCTCGCTTTGCGTTGTTCGATCTGGCCGAGGGGAAGTCCTACAGCTTCCGTGTCCGGTGCTGCAACCCTGCCGGGGTCGGTGAACCCTCTGACCCCACTGAGGCCACCACAGTTGGCGACAAGCTTG ATATCCCATCAGCCCCCAGCAAAGTCGTCCCCACTAGAAACACAGACACGTCAGTCGTCGTGTCTTGGGCAGCGTCCAGTGATGCCAAAGAGTTGGTTGGTTACTACATTGAGGGGAGCATCGTGGGCAGCAACGTGTGGGAGCCGTGCAACAACAAGCCTGTAAATGTAACCAG GTTCATCTGCCACGGTCTGATGACGGGAGAGAAGTACGTGTTCAGGGTGAGGGCAGTGAACGCAGCAGGACTCAGCCAGTTCTCCCCAGAGTCTGAGCCTGTTGAGGTGAAGGCTGCTATTG GGGGCGGCATCCCTCATG CCTCCCCTGCTCCACCCTATGGCATCAGCGTCTTGGAGTGTGTGCGCGACTCCATGGTGCTGGGCTGGAAACAGCCGAGCTTCATCGGCGGTGCTGACATCACCGGCTACTTCGTGGATTACCGCGAGGTCATCGATGGCGTGCCGGAGAAGTGGCACGAGGCCAACATCAAGGCTGTCAGTGAGAGGGCCTACAGA GTGTCCGACCTGATGGAGAACAGGAAGTACCAGTTCCAGGTGCGAGCAGCCAACATGGCAGGTGTTGGGATCCCGTCGCTGGCCAGTGACACCTTCCTGTGTGAGGAGTGGACCATCGCTGTGCCAG GACCTCCTCATGACCTGCAGGTGAGAGAGGTGCGCAACGACTCTCTGGTATTGCTATGGAAACCACCTGTGTACCAGGGCCGCGATCCGGTCAACGGGTTCTACATTGACATCAAGGAAGCGGACGCCCCAGAGGAGGCGTGGAGAGGCGTCAACAACAAGGCCAGGGAGAAGACGTACATGAAG ATTACGAACctgaaggagggagaggtgtACATCTTCCGTGTTCGTGCTCAGAATAAAGCCGGTGTTGGAAAAACATCTGACGTGACAGAGCCGGTTTCAGCTGTGACCAAACCTG GCACTAAGGAGATCGTCGTGGACGTAGACGATGACGGCATCATCTCCCTGAACTTTGAATGCTGTGACCTGACCCCTGACTCCAAATTTGTGTGGTCCAAGAATTACGAGGAGATCACAGACCCCTCACGCTTGACTATGGAAACCAAGGGAAACAA ATCGAAAGCTGTTTTCAACACTCCTGGAGAGGAGGACATCGGCATTTACTCCTGTattgtcacacacactgatggagcTTCATCCAGCTACGATCTCTCTGAGGAAG AGTTGAAGAGGCTGCTGGAGGTCAGTCACGACCACAAATTCCCCA TTATTCCCCTGAAGTCACAGTTGGCTGTGGAACTGCTGGAGAAAGGCAGAGTTCGCTTTTGGCTGCAGGCCGAGAAGATTTCTGCTGATGGCAAAGTCGATTACGTGTTTAATGAAAATCTCATCTCTCAGGGGGAG AAATATAAGATGAACTTCGACAAGAGCACCGGTGTGATCGAGATGATCATGGAGTCTCTGACCCCAGCGGACGAGGGCACCTTCACCTTCCAGCTGAAAGACGGGAAAGCAACCAACCAGTCCAGCTTGGTGCTGATAGGAAACG TGTTCAAGGAGCTTCAGAAGGAATCAGAGTTCCAGAGGAAAGAATGGTTCAGAAAGCAAG GTCCTCACTTCATCGAGTATTTGAGTTATGAGGTGACGCCCGAGTGCTGCGTTGTGCTGAAATGCAAG GTCGGCAACGTGAAGAAGGAAACCTCGGCGCTGTGGTACAAAGACGGACGAGAGATCAAGGCAGACGAGCATCTGAGCTTCACAGAGGGAGTGTTGAAACTGGAAATAGCTCAG TGTGACTCCCCTGCAGACACACCCGACTGCGACGTAACCTGGAGAAGAATAAAA atTTCCAAGAGGGATTCTGGTGTGTACGAGGTCGTTCTGAAGGACGACAGAGGAAAAGACACGTCCACATTGAATTTAACAGATCAAG GTTTCAAGGACTTGATGAATgaagttttcagttttattg CCAATTCCTCCACTCCACTGAAGATCACGAGCACAGATGAGGGCATCCGACTCTACACCTTCGTCAACTTCTATAACGATTTACTCCAAGTGACATGGCACTACAA AGAATCAGCCATCGCCTTCTCTGACCGTATAAAGAGCGGCGTGGTGGGGGAGCAGCTGTGGCTGCAGATCACTGAGCCCACAGAGAAAGACACGGGCAAGTACGCCATCGAGTTCCACGACGGAAAGGGAGGCCTGAGGAGAACTGTAGAGTTGTCTGGTCAAG CATTTGATGACGCTTTTGCAGAATTCCAGAGACTCAA AGCCGCTGCTGTTGCAGAGAGAG GTCGTGCTCGAGTAGCAGGAGGTTTGCCTGATGTGGTCACCATCCAGGAGGGCAAG GCCCTCAATCTCACCTGCAACATTTCGGGAGACCCCGTGCCAAAGGTCACCTGGCTGAAGAACGACAGGGAAATCACGTCCGACGACCACTGCATCCTGAAGTTCGAGTCCGGCAAGTTCGCCAGTTTCACCATCACGGCTGTGAACACGTCGGACACCGGAAAATACAGCATCCTGGTGAAGAACAAGTACGGCACAGAGAGCGGGGACTTCACC CTGGAGACCACGGAGGGGACGCCTGACCTGGGCGTGACCTCATACTGGACCGACGCAGATGGAAATGTGGTGTTTGGCCCAAACACTCCCAAGGAAAAACGAAAGG AGTCTATGGCTAAAGCTGCGAAAATGAAGgaagacaaaaaagagagaaaaagcgAGGGATCGGAGGAGCAGAAAAATGAGATTAAAGTTGATGCCGCTGCAGAAACAAAAGCTTCTGATTCAAAACAAACAGGAGACGTAAAGAAAGATTCAGCCGACCAATCAGAAACCAGTGAGCGGCCTGCAGACACAACGGAGGAGCCGGAACCAGAGGCTGAGACGACACAGCCGAAGTAA